In Deltaproteobacteria bacterium, the following proteins share a genomic window:
- the trmB gene encoding tRNA (guanosine(46)-N7)-methyltransferase TrmB has translation MVHNKGRNSDFKSSHKAFGRKAVKLSASQKDLLEKALPKVEIPFKAGIIDLSSYFEGSGPLHLEIGFGNGEYTAALADALPDAHIVGCEIFLNGIAALLKHREEKNLQNIWIIHGSALMAMEEIFADELFDYIHINHPDPWPKKRHTKRRIIQSHTVELLLRKLKKGGEVWLSTDAEAYYEWMKEAFQSCDAFEKIPVEGRFLDEVRQDKIKTRYEKKGAIHGRGTQHLMYRKK, from the coding sequence ATGGTGCACAATAAAGGCAGAAACAGCGATTTTAAAAGCAGTCACAAGGCCTTTGGCCGCAAGGCGGTCAAGCTCTCCGCCAGTCAGAAAGACCTGCTGGAAAAAGCTCTGCCAAAAGTGGAAATTCCCTTCAAAGCCGGCATTATTGATCTTTCCTCTTATTTTGAGGGAAGCGGTCCCCTCCATCTTGAAATAGGTTTTGGAAATGGCGAATATACGGCTGCACTGGCCGACGCGCTGCCTGATGCTCACATTGTGGGCTGTGAGATTTTTTTAAACGGCATTGCCGCCTTATTAAAGCATAGGGAAGAAAAGAACCTGCAAAACATCTGGATTATTCACGGCAGCGCCCTCATGGCCATGGAAGAGATCTTTGCCGATGAACTCTTTGACTATATCCACATCAACCATCCCGACCCCTGGCCCAAGAAACGGCACACAAAAAGACGCATCATCCAGTCCCATACGGTGGAACTGCTTCTGAGAAAGCTCAAAAAAGGGGGAGAAGTATGGCTTTCTACCGACGCGGAAGCCTATTATGAATGGATGAAAGAAGCCTTTCAAAGCTGTGACGCATTTGAAAAAATCCCTGTGGAAGGCCGTTTTCTCGATGAAGTCAGGCAGGATAAAATAAAAACGCGGTATGAGAAAAAAGGGGCCATTCACGGACGGGGGACGCAGCATTTGATGTACAGAAAGAAATAG
- a CDS encoding YcgN family cysteine cluster protein, with translation MSLLKENFWKNKSLSQLTHEEWEALCDGCGLCCLNKIEDDESGEYLYTNVACSLLDHEKRRCFDYEGRSILKNDCLRLTAENIEEVPWLPSTCAYRLVKEGKDLPWWHPLISGTRQSLNEAGIGYREKLICEKGIDAEILSEYVVDWVTVEPANEKSR, from the coding sequence ATGTCTCTACTAAAAGAAAATTTCTGGAAAAATAAAAGCCTCTCCCAATTAACGCATGAAGAGTGGGAGGCCCTTTGCGATGGCTGCGGCCTTTGCTGTTTAAACAAGATTGAAGATGATGAAAGTGGCGAGTATCTCTATACCAATGTGGCCTGTTCTCTTTTGGATCATGAAAAGAGGCGCTGTTTTGACTATGAGGGAAGAAGTATTTTAAAAAATGACTGCTTAAGACTGACGGCTGAAAATATTGAAGAGGTCCCCTGGCTCCCCTCAACCTGTGCCTATCGGCTCGTGAAGGAAGGAAAAGACCTTCCCTGGTGGCATCCCCTCATTTCAGGAACAAGGCAATCCTTAAATGAGGCGGGAATAGGATACAGGGAAAAGTTGATTTGTGAAAAGGGGATTGATGCGGAAATTCTTTCTGAATATGTTGTCGACTGGGTGACTGTTGAGCCGGCAAATGAGAAAAGCAGATAA
- a CDS encoding rhodanese-like domain-containing protein — MLRKKGKHYLVFMVLACLSVISSPLLAGEGFRDADVKEAAEMVAKEKNNARFVILDVRTKGEYDKGHLFNSINIDIKSANFGEEIGLLDRNKTYLVYCHSGKRSKRAQKKMKSMGFKNIINMKGGFTGWLGEKNPYQR, encoded by the coding sequence ATGTTGAGAAAAAAGGGAAAGCATTATCTTGTTTTTATGGTTCTTGCCTGTCTGTCAGTGATCTCATCCCCCCTGCTTGCAGGTGAGGGATTTCGGGATGCAGATGTTAAGGAAGCGGCCGAAATGGTTGCAAAAGAAAAAAATAACGCCCGCTTTGTTATTCTCGATGTAAGAACAAAAGGGGAATATGATAAGGGGCATCTCTTTAATTCCATCAATATTGACATTAAGTCGGCAAACTTCGGGGAAGAGATAGGCTTGCTGGACAGGAACAAGACCTACCTCGTCTACTGCCATTCGGGCAAACGAAGCAAGAGGGCTCAGAAAAAGATGAAAAGTATGGGCTTTAAGAATATTATCAATATGAAAGGGGGCTTTACCGGCTGGCTGGGAGAAAAAAATCCTTACCAACGATAA
- a CDS encoding V-type ATP synthase subunit E family protein: MENRLQDLTEKIYEEGIEKGRKKADELVAQAEEKGQNIVSDAKNTAEAIISSAKKSAAEFKERVEAEVRLAGRQAMRTFKKEIEDIIVAEALDKNLRTSMNNLENIEDFVREVIKNWHPEKTESPSLEVLLPEKRREELEKWFKSEIGKGLKKGITINFHKKIKGGFQIESKKGGYRINLTDEDFLEFFKEYLKPRARELLFGERQNG, translated from the coding sequence ATGGAAAACAGGCTGCAGGATCTGACGGAAAAAATATACGAAGAAGGTATTGAAAAAGGCCGGAAAAAAGCGGATGAACTCGTTGCTCAAGCAGAAGAGAAGGGCCAAAATATAGTCAGTGACGCAAAAAATACGGCGGAAGCAATCATCTCATCGGCTAAAAAAAGCGCAGCCGAATTTAAAGAAAGGGTAGAAGCTGAAGTACGGCTTGCAGGACGGCAGGCCATGCGCACTTTTAAAAAGGAGATAGAAGATATTATCGTGGCAGAGGCCCTCGATAAAAACCTGCGGACCTCCATGAATAATCTTGAAAATATAGAAGATTTTGTGAGAGAAGTTATTAAAAACTGGCACCCTGAAAAAACAGAGTCACCCAGCCTCGAAGTCCTTCTCCCCGAAAAGAGAAGAGAAGAACTTGAAAAATGGTTTAAATCGGAAATAGGCAAGGGACTTAAAAAGGGTATTACCATTAACTTCCACAAGAAAATAAAGGGAGGCTTCCAGATAGAATCAAAGAAAGGGGGGTACCGCATAAACCTGACGGACGAAGATTTTCTGGAATTTTTCAAAGAGTATCTTAAGCCAAGAGCCAGAGAACTCCTTTTCGGGGAGAGGCAGAATGGCTGA
- a CDS encoding DUF2764 domain-containing protein, with translation MAENYYFLVAGLPEADFDAPRECPSFPDFAKLAKDHLLPSDVLLFQKIQLTIDIGNLAALMERGDHLFTEGGLYEKEALQEGLHDPHIFPPCMQQVIEAWQSDIPVFHNITWEDQLNWLFYEAMEAVESRFLRKWFAFDVTFNNLLAVMSCSEFNIPIERRVTERIENICTQAVITRNEAAEAIVNSSDPDFSLPPIFPLASRVLSLDRSDLENFEKSMDRIRWDWLTEAVVHNYFDIDFILAYGLKLKIMDRWKRLTPQAGKERFEGLLHSFESSCQGVSMEEVIP, from the coding sequence ATGGCTGAAAACTACTATTTTCTCGTAGCAGGGCTTCCTGAAGCCGACTTCGATGCGCCCCGGGAGTGCCCCTCCTTTCCGGACTTTGCGAAGCTTGCCAAAGATCATCTCCTCCCTTCCGATGTCCTGCTTTTCCAAAAAATTCAACTGACCATCGATATTGGCAACCTTGCAGCGCTAATGGAAAGAGGGGACCATCTTTTTACAGAGGGAGGATTGTATGAAAAAGAGGCGCTTCAGGAGGGGCTTCATGATCCCCATATTTTCCCCCCCTGTATGCAGCAGGTGATAGAGGCCTGGCAGAGTGATATTCCCGTATTTCACAATATTACCTGGGAAGACCAGCTTAACTGGCTCTTTTACGAAGCCATGGAAGCGGTGGAGAGCCGGTTTTTACGCAAGTGGTTTGCCTTTGATGTGACCTTTAATAATCTCCTTGCCGTTATGAGTTGCAGCGAATTTAATATTCCCATCGAGCGCAGGGTGACTGAAAGGATTGAAAATATCTGCACCCAGGCCGTTATTACGAGAAACGAGGCGGCTGAAGCCATCGTGAATAGTTCAGATCCCGACTTTTCTCTCCCTCCCATCTTCCCTCTGGCCTCAAGGGTTCTCTCTCTTGACAGGAGTGACCTGGAAAATTTTGAAAAAAGCATGGACCGCATAAGGTGGGACTGGCTTACGGAAGCAGTGGTACATAATTATTTCGATATTGATTTTATTCTTGCTTATGGCTTGAAGCTGAAGATTATGGACCGCTGGAAAAGGCTTACTCCCCAAGCCGGAAAGGAACGGTTCGAAGGGTTGCTGCATTCCTTTGAAAGTTCCTGTCAAGGGGTTTCCATGGAGGAGGTGATCCCTTGA
- a CDS encoding V-type ATP synthase subunit A, translated as MKTKGKVTGIVSNLVTIAADGPVAQNEICYIELKGQKLMAEVIKMERGIAYAQVFESTRNLKVGDEAEFTGRLLEVSLGPGMLSKVYDGLQNDLYKMESLFLKRGEYTEAFDHDRQWRFTPLMQTGDAVHASDWLGEVKEGWIRHRIMVPFDCKGTATIRHIVAEGEYRTGETIATIVDEEDNERAISMIMKWPVKRAVKNYRHKPRPFRVMETGIRVIDVMNPMAEGGTGFIPGPFGCGKTVLQHALAKNADADLIIVVACGERANEVVEIFQDFPELDDPRTGRKLMERTIIICNTSNMPVAAREASVYTGMTIAEYYRAMGLKVLILADSTSRWAQAMREISNRMEELPGPDAFPMDLPATVANFYSRAGFVYLPNGESGSVTFIGTVSPAGGNLKEPVTESTKKAARTFYALSQNRADSKRYPAIDPVESYSKYLEYPEVRDCLNSLMERGWCDRVSYLKDMLQKGMEVSNQIKILGDDGVPVGYHETFWKAETIDFSILQQDSFDRIDASTPLERQKYMVDLVTDLCKSDFHFEHFDEVAPYFKRIINRLRQMNYLEYESDAFEKERASLAELLKERRRV; from the coding sequence TTGAAAACAAAGGGAAAGGTGACAGGCATCGTTTCCAATCTCGTTACTATTGCCGCTGACGGGCCGGTGGCGCAAAACGAGATCTGCTATATTGAACTTAAAGGGCAAAAGCTCATGGCGGAAGTAATCAAAATGGAAAGGGGGATCGCTTATGCCCAGGTCTTTGAAAGCACGAGAAACCTGAAAGTTGGTGATGAGGCAGAGTTTACAGGGCGCCTGCTTGAAGTGAGCCTTGGCCCGGGCATGCTGTCAAAGGTTTATGACGGTCTCCAGAATGATCTTTATAAAATGGAAAGCCTCTTCCTGAAAAGGGGTGAATATACAGAAGCCTTCGATCATGACAGACAGTGGCGCTTTACTCCCCTCATGCAGACAGGGGATGCCGTTCATGCTTCGGACTGGCTCGGTGAGGTCAAAGAGGGCTGGATAAGACACAGGATCATGGTCCCCTTTGACTGCAAGGGGACAGCTACGATCAGGCATATCGTGGCTGAAGGAGAATACAGGACGGGAGAAACCATTGCCACCATTGTCGATGAAGAGGACAATGAAAGGGCCATTTCCATGATTATGAAATGGCCCGTCAAAAGGGCCGTCAAGAATTATCGCCATAAACCGCGGCCCTTCAGAGTCATGGAGACGGGTATTCGCGTTATCGATGTGATGAATCCCATGGCTGAAGGAGGAACGGGCTTTATCCCGGGGCCTTTCGGGTGCGGCAAAACGGTCCTTCAGCATGCGCTGGCCAAAAATGCCGATGCCGACCTGATTATTGTCGTTGCTTGCGGAGAAAGGGCCAATGAGGTAGTGGAAATCTTCCAGGATTTTCCCGAACTGGATGATCCGAGGACGGGAAGAAAGCTGATGGAGAGGACCATCATCATCTGCAATACATCAAATATGCCTGTCGCCGCAAGGGAGGCTTCCGTTTATACAGGCATGACCATTGCCGAGTACTACCGTGCCATGGGGCTTAAAGTCCTTATTCTGGCCGATTCCACATCGAGGTGGGCCCAGGCCATGCGGGAAATTTCAAACCGTATGGAAGAACTCCCCGGTCCCGATGCTTTTCCCATGGACCTGCCCGCAACGGTGGCCAACTTTTATTCAAGGGCGGGCTTTGTCTACCTTCCAAACGGCGAAAGTGGGTCCGTCACCTTTATCGGAACGGTAAGTCCCGCAGGGGGAAACCTTAAGGAGCCCGTCACGGAATCGACTAAAAAAGCAGCGCGGACTTTTTATGCCCTTTCCCAGAATCGCGCTGATTCAAAGCGCTATCCCGCCATAGACCCTGTCGAGAGTTATTCAAAATACCTGGAGTACCCGGAAGTGAGGGATTGTCTCAATTCGCTCATGGAAAGAGGCTGGTGTGACAGGGTAAGCTATTTAAAAGATATGCTTCAAAAAGGGATGGAGGTGAGTAACCAGATCAAGATTCTCGGTGATGACGGTGTTCCCGTCGGCTATCATGAAACCTTCTGGAAGGCGGAGACTATCGACTTTTCCATCCTCCAGCAGGACAGTTTTGACCGTATTGACGCATCGACGCCGCTGGAAAGGCAGAAGTATATGGTTGATCTGGTGACGGACCTATGCAAAAGCGATTTTCATTTTGAGCATTTTGACGAAGTGGCCCCTTATTTCAAGCGCATTATCAACAGGCTCAGGCAGATGAATTATCTTGAATATGAAAGTGATGCTTTTGAAAAGGAAAGGGCCTCGCTTGCGGAACTCCTCAAGGAAAGGAGGCGCGTCTAA
- a CDS encoding V-type ATP synthase subunit B, protein MHTKAFQRIYTSIENITRATCTVVAEGVGNEEMAYVDDRPAQVVKIMGNRVTLQVFPGTEGIASDAEVIFLGKPPTLKVSDELRGRYFNPYGKPIDGGSHVEGIEVETGGPSVNPVRRRQPSRIIETGIAGIDLNNTLVTGQKIPFFADPDQPFNMVMAHVALRASADIIILGGMGLSNDDYLYYKNVFESAGALEKIISFVNTTEDPPVERLLVPDMCLTAAEHFATEKNATVLVLLTDMTLYADALSIVSNRMDQIPSKDSMPGSLYSDLARIYEKAAQLPEGGSITIIAVTTLSGGDITHAIPDNTGYITEGQLYLRRDTDISRVVIDPFRSLSRLKQLVIGKVTREDHPQVMNACIRLFADAANAKTKKENGFDLTGYDERTLDFAGDYSLKLLAIDVDLSMEAMLDTAWELLGRYFSREEAGIRQDLMERYWREGREKAAKQEEEAP, encoded by the coding sequence ATGCATACGAAGGCCTTCCAGAGGATCTACACGAGCATCGAAAATATTACGCGGGCAACATGCACCGTTGTTGCCGAAGGGGTGGGAAATGAAGAGATGGCCTATGTAGACGACCGTCCCGCACAGGTGGTAAAAATCATGGGCAACCGGGTGACCTTGCAAGTCTTCCCCGGCACAGAAGGGATAGCAAGTGATGCAGAGGTTATTTTTTTGGGCAAGCCTCCCACCCTCAAGGTGAGTGATGAATTGAGAGGGCGTTACTTCAACCCTTACGGCAAACCGATCGATGGAGGTTCTCATGTGGAAGGGATAGAGGTGGAAACAGGCGGGCCGTCCGTTAATCCTGTCAGGCGCAGGCAACCGTCGCGCATCATTGAAACGGGCATTGCCGGTATCGACCTTAACAATACCCTTGTCACAGGCCAGAAGATCCCCTTTTTTGCCGATCCCGACCAGCCTTTTAATATGGTCATGGCCCATGTGGCCTTACGGGCCAGTGCGGACATTATTATACTGGGAGGCATGGGACTTTCCAATGATGACTATCTCTATTATAAAAATGTCTTTGAAAGTGCAGGTGCCCTGGAAAAAATCATCAGCTTCGTCAATACGACGGAAGATCCGCCTGTCGAGAGGCTTCTCGTTCCCGACATGTGCCTTACTGCCGCCGAGCATTTTGCAACGGAAAAAAATGCAACGGTCCTCGTGCTTCTCACCGATATGACCCTTTATGCCGATGCGCTGAGCATTGTTTCCAACCGCATGGACCAGATTCCCTCGAAAGACTCCATGCCGGGCTCCCTCTATAGCGACCTTGCCAGGATTTATGAAAAAGCGGCACAGCTTCCGGAAGGCGGCTCTATAACAATTATTGCCGTTACCACCTTAAGCGGCGGTGACATTACTCACGCCATTCCCGATAACACGGGCTACATTACGGAAGGACAGCTCTATTTAAGGCGTGATACGGACATTAGCAGGGTTGTCATCGATCCTTTCAGGAGCCTTTCCCGCCTCAAACAGCTGGTTATAGGCAAGGTGACGAGAGAGGACCATCCCCAGGTTATGAATGCCTGTATCCGGCTTTTTGCCGATGCAGCCAATGCAAAAACGAAAAAGGAGAATGGCTTCGACCTGACCGGGTACGATGAAAGGACCCTTGATTTCGCCGGAGACTATTCATTAAAACTCCTCGCTATCGACGTCGATCTCTCTATGGAGGCCATGCTTGATACAGCCTGGGAACTGCTGGGGCGCTACTTTTCGAGGGAAGAAGCGGGCATAAGGCAGGACCTGATGGAGAGATACTGGAGAGAAGGCCGGGAAAAGGCGGCTAAACAGGAAGAAGAGGCCCCGTAA
- a CDS encoding V-type ATP synthase subunit D, with protein sequence MELKYHFNKTSQQQLAKELKVRIDALPTLHAKEAALRNEVKRAKEAVLKIESDIAQALEEVAPMEKLWAEFPRVLCIREVRLKSKNIAGVKIDELEGIDFDVKRFSLFGRPFWFMRGVDILRNIARMKVRLKVLTKELEVLDYARKKTTQKVNLYEKVQVPAYREAIRKIKRFLEDEDNLARSSQKILKERKAMAGAAS encoded by the coding sequence ATGGAACTCAAGTACCATTTCAACAAGACATCACAGCAGCAGCTTGCAAAAGAGTTGAAGGTAAGGATCGACGCCCTTCCCACACTTCATGCCAAGGAGGCGGCTCTCAGGAATGAGGTAAAGCGGGCAAAAGAGGCTGTTTTAAAGATCGAAAGCGATATTGCTCAAGCGCTTGAAGAAGTAGCGCCTATGGAAAAACTCTGGGCTGAATTTCCCCGGGTTCTCTGTATCAGGGAAGTAAGGCTTAAATCGAAAAACATAGCAGGGGTAAAGATAGACGAGCTTGAAGGAATCGATTTTGACGTAAAGCGTTTCAGCCTTTTCGGTCGTCCCTTCTGGTTTATGCGGGGGGTGGACATATTGAGAAATATTGCCCGTATGAAGGTCAGACTGAAAGTGCTCACGAAAGAGCTGGAAGTTCTTGACTATGCCAGGAAAAAGACGACGCAAAAAGTCAATCTCTATGAAAAGGTGCAGGTTCCGGCCTATAGGGAGGCCATAAGGAAGATCAAGCGTTTTCTGGAAGATGAAGATAACCTGGCCAGGTCGTCGCAAAAGATACTGAAAGAGAGAAAGGCCATGGCAGGAGCTGCCTCATGA